In a genomic window of Streptomyces katrae:
- a CDS encoding DJ-1/PfpI family protein yields the protein MHLAVYDTYADWETGHTTAHLTQRGHRIRTVGPAAGVPVTTMGGLRVQPDLSLADLRPEDSSLLILTGARLWDTGDELAPFAAKAREFLAAGVPVAAICGATAGLAREGLLDDRPHTSGAAAYLAAQPGYGGAARYVEADAVTAGDLITAGPTEPVAFAREVFARLGVYKPDVLDAWYRLFHDSDAGAFPVLMAAAEAGDA from the coding sequence GTGCACCTCGCGGTCTACGACACGTACGCGGACTGGGAGACCGGCCACACCACCGCGCACCTCACGCAGCGCGGCCACCGGATCCGCACAGTCGGCCCGGCGGCCGGGGTGCCGGTCACCACCATGGGCGGCCTGCGCGTCCAGCCCGACCTCTCCCTGGCCGACCTGCGCCCCGAGGACTCCTCGCTGCTGATCCTGACGGGCGCGCGGCTGTGGGACACCGGCGACGAACTGGCCCCGTTCGCGGCCAAGGCCCGCGAGTTCCTTGCGGCCGGGGTACCGGTCGCGGCGATTTGCGGGGCCACGGCGGGCCTCGCCCGGGAAGGCCTGCTGGACGACCGCCCGCACACCAGCGGGGCCGCCGCCTACCTCGCCGCGCAGCCGGGGTACGGGGGCGCCGCCCGGTACGTGGAGGCCGACGCGGTCACCGCGGGCGACCTGATCACGGCTGGGCCGACGGAACCGGTGGCCTTCGCCCGGGAGGTGTTCGCCCGGCTGGGGGTGTACAAGCCGGACGTACTGGACGCCTGGTACCGGCTCTTCCACGACTCCGACGCCGGCGCCTTCCCGGTCCTGATGGCGGCGGCGGAAGCCGGCGATGCCTGA
- a CDS encoding MarR family winged helix-turn-helix transcriptional regulator, protein MPEPVPRDPAEPLSGRERQDLLSRTALGVFQLNGQFLAVSEELARPAGLTAAWGQVLGAVLTDPLPVAGIARKMGITRQSVQRVADLLAARGLAEYVPNPAHRRAKLLRPTEEGRAAIARIGPAHAELAARLAALLGETAFAETAAALERLSQALATLASEPGGCAGRVRRLELDGSDSAPLTYDRD, encoded by the coding sequence ATGCCTGAGCCGGTGCCGCGGGATCCCGCAGAGCCCCTGTCCGGGCGGGAGCGGCAGGACCTGCTCAGCCGGACCGCGCTCGGCGTCTTCCAGCTGAACGGCCAGTTCCTCGCCGTCTCCGAGGAACTGGCCCGGCCGGCGGGGCTGACGGCCGCGTGGGGGCAGGTGCTCGGCGCGGTACTGACGGATCCGCTGCCCGTCGCCGGGATCGCCCGGAAGATGGGGATCACCCGGCAGAGCGTGCAGCGCGTGGCAGACCTGCTGGCCGCCAGGGGGCTCGCCGAGTACGTGCCGAACCCCGCGCACCGCCGGGCCAAACTGCTCCGTCCGACGGAGGAGGGGCGCGCGGCGATCGCCCGCATCGGGCCGGCCCACGCGGAACTGGCGGCCCGGCTGGCGGCCCTCCTGGGCGAAACGGCCTTCGCGGAGACGGCGGCGGCACTGGAACGCCTGTCCCAGGCCCTGGCCACGCTGGCGTCGGAACCCGGCGGCTGTGCAGGCCGGGTCCGGCGCCTCGAGCTGGACGGGTCGGACAGCGCCCCTCTCACGTATGACCGGGACTAG